The DNA region GATAGGCGGGCTGAAACGTCCCGAGAGGACGGTACAAACGCTCTGCCCAGAGCGATGAACAACATCCCTTCACAGTGGCAAAGCCAAAAGAACCCTACTGCTTCGTAGTTGTAGCTTGCCCTGCCCCGAGGAGAAGCCCACGGGTAATGTGCCTGTGATCTCTCCTGAGCTAGAGAGACCCATCAAGGCTTCCATTTCATAGTCTCGGTAGTAGGTAGTAACTGGTCTCTAGGTCGCACAACTGCATACGATATTCGCGAACCCCGTCATGTAGTGCAGTAGTCTCTCGATGTTGAAATAAAGATCCATGGTTGTAGGTGGCTGCCGAGTTGAAACTCAGAATATTCCCTCCGGAATCCTGAAGTTTGGAAAGTTCTCAAGGGCACCGGGACAGGCACCTAGATGCATCCGATACATTGAATACTGGCGCCATGATGTCTCGCAAGATGCCACGGCGGGGAGACCTAGGAGTGTTGTACTCGGTCTCAATGTTGTGGAACCAAGCATTGTAGCTGAATCAGAGGAAGCTAGTTCCTGTGTTTTTGACCAAGCCCCATTTCCAGTGCTTGATGCTCATCAGGGCCGTGATGAAGATTGCTAAAATCCGACACGCCTCGGGCTGCGTTCAGTTCGTCCTATAACGAAGGCCTGTAAATGTCAGTCGGGGAAACTAAAATTGGCTCGGATTTTAACGGCCATTTAGCGATATGAGATTGGGCGCTGGGTGGTGTGATGTGTGGTGTCGAACTTGCGTTTACTTATCCTCCGCGTCAAGGAAATGTGTAGTTTGTCACACGCACTACTATCTGGGCTGGATGGCTGGAGCCAAGACCTGGTGGATCCCGGGTCGAGCCCCGGATATTTAGGTGGAGCTTTTGCGAGGGCAAGGGTTCTCCAGGTTGTGGGGTTTGGGCGGACACCTCGCACCAGAAAAATTGTGGGAAAGTTTGACGTCGGACGACCCACGACCAAGTACCTACATATCGAATGAATCAAATTACTGTAGGATCATACTGTAGTCAAAAGTGAAGCTTAGACACAATGCATCGCAGGTATCTCTGCAAGCCACAAACTGCCTAAGGGTGTTTGTCAGACCGTGCTCCTTCTCGATTCGCTTCTATGCATAGAAAGATCGGGTATGACTACCCCGCGGTTTTGTGTTCACCATCATGTCTTAATTCTTCCGTGACACCCTCCATTTGCGTGGCCCAGTCTGACTGGCAGCGGCTTGCGTAGATCTGCTGTACCCTTCTGACGTCTCCCTGATTTGACGATGGCTATGATTGATGGTGGCAGTCGGTCCTACCTGATCTCAGCGAGTGGGTTTGCCGTTTGGGAATCTTATAGCAATTTCTTTTGACATCAGACATACCCACTGTGAGGTTTGACGTGGACGCTTGAGGCTCTGACATTCCTTTGCCAAGTTCCCGAGTCAAGGAAGAGCCCTGGATGCCCTATGGGTGGGTCAAACGGTGTTCCTTTCAAGGTGTGGGGTTGTGGGAGCGTGGTGGGTCGAAAGCAGGAACCAAAATTGGCGTCAATCAACGTTTCATGCTGCAATGGATGGGCAGCACTTTTACGCTATAGGGGATCCATTACGACGTGCCTGAAGCCTTTCAATCCCACCTACTCTCACATACGACAGTCGTTCTTGTAAGTTGAAGCCGACCGTCAGTTGAATTGTTGGCATACTGACCGATTGGAATTGCATCGCGGCAGCCACGTGAAGGGCACCAAGCAGTAGAATCCAGTTCACTTTGATTCGTCCAACATTCAGGCCCTGGTCCATGCCACTGACATTGTCAAAATGGAACCGAGCTGGACAATGCATTTGTCATGTCGAGTCAAAGCCAATGAACTCGAAGAGGTCACAGTCCGGAACCGTGGTTCTGTTACCAAACGGAAAGGGCGGGGTCACAGCTCAACCAACATAACCACCGGCACCGTGTTTTTCTTCTAGCATACCCCATGATCCCCAACTCCCGCACTTATCATATCAAGTCAGGGCCGCATCTTCAGGTCATCAAAGACTGTGTGAAGCATGGAAGTCTGCTAAACTAGTGTACATCGATCGGATTGGTAGAGCTGATTGGTCAAGATTAGTTTCCGCCATTTTGAAAAGCTTTCCGTATCAGCTCCGTTTCTGTGAATGGCACCCCATTCACGACACCATCAGAAATAGGATGGGCAATTTACAAGCCGAAGCATGTCGAGCGGGTATTAATCCGGATGGGAGCGGGCGGCCAGCAACGAGACCGGTGAGGTATGCACCTCGACGACTGGATGTACAACCAACAACCGGGCAGTCAGTTGTCTGTCAGTTATCACATCAAGCTTATCCCCTGTCCTCCCGTCGCATCCAATGCCGCTCTTTTTCCCACCCTCAATGGCCTGACCAGATGACCGCTTTTGCACCGCGCATTGAGGTTCCATCGACATCCATGCACGCACTTTGCAACTTGCGTTATCTCGAGACTCACGGACCCGGCTTTGCTGCCCCATGTCCGCCCAATTTTTGGGTGGTGCTCATTAGCCAAGCACTGGTCAGCTTGCGCCTTCCCGGCGACCGGTGAATCACTTTTCTTcgcccatctcctccaaagcTCACACCGATTCCCTTCCTTTGCAAGTAAACGAGACAATAGCATTCAACCCCCGACAATTCCAGTCCCCACCGCGCAACAAGGCACCTTCAACCCCGTCCGGCCCGTAGGACAACACGCGTGTATTACCGCGAACCATTGGGTGGCACAGGACAACTCCCGCCGCTGAGCCTTGACCGGTGCCCTCACCGACCTGCCCATCAGCATCACGCCCCTCACGCCCAACCTCGACTCCACTCCCGGCCAGGAGCCTCTGACCTGCCCCGTCAACAGGGCCCATATCGCCCGCGCTGCTGGCGCAATTGCGTGCCGTCACCAGATTTGTGGACCTGAGAGGAGCTGTACCATAGTCTCGGCTACCACACCCTGGCCAGCTCCTCTCTCTACGACATCCTTTCTCTGACAGCACGGCGCCGTCTGAAAGCAACGACGACGGCCAAAAGACGGCACTAGCGGGCGAGGGAACACACGCAAGATATCCCCTCCAAGGCTGTTTTTGCGCAgatctgggggtggtggtaacCGAGCAGTAGATTGTGTTCCCCCTTTCTGCTTGCTTGCCTGCCGACCGAGGATCTTGGCTTGGATTCAcgcccctctcctcctcgcgaGCCCCCTTGtcacccctcctcgcctcgtGTCGTTCCGACTCTTCCTGACCTAGTTCCGTCCGCAGCCGGCTGCACCGACTGCTGCTCAGTTGTGTCTTGCTGCAGCTCCCCATCGGTCGTACGGGGCTGTCGTCCCCGTGGCGATGGCGCTTTTGTGAGACGCCTACGTTTCTGCGTCTtgcaacccccctcaccaccagttCGAGGGGCCACCTGCCTGACCTTGGGGCCGGAGCAGGTTCCCCCTTGGTTGCCTTTGTGCGCCGCcgggtgctgctgcttgctcgCATTCCCAGAGTTTGTGCTTCCCTGCTTGCCAGGGTCGTATCCACACCGGTGTACATACCGACCAAGTACACCCTAGGTCTCTATTGACCTCGGATTGCCCAGTGGAATACCTCTTGATTGTCCTTCACCATGGTAAGAAGACTGTCTCTCGTTGTTGAGCTCGCTGCCGGCAGGCTGCATGGTGGCAGTCACCGACTTCTGCCTCTGAACTTGGTCTTCCCTGCACATGTCCCCGAGCCATGTCGCCGCCTGCTTTCACCTTGACCTCACATAGGTACTCTACACGCCAAACACATCTCCACATATACGCTCCCCTTTCACTCGAACCAACTCACCTTGATCCCCtacacccctccctcacgTCACTCACAtatttcctccccctcagcctcTCCGAATTCCTACTATGACCGGGGCTTGCTCACCGGCCCTTACCTTgtgaaccaccacctccttgtgctgccccccttttttgctttCGTTGTACAGCCAGttgatgatttttttttgtctaGAACAACGCCGTCAGAAAACGGAGGGCTCATCCCTTCGAGGATCCCCCTTCAGAGCCAGTGCTCCAGGATTGGACTTATTCCTCAGCGGAGCCACCTGCTCTATtccacctcaacaccaagcttgATCAGTACACGCCGCAAGACTTCTCCAACATATACGTTGAGCTTCCGCTGGAGGACGTGTGGTGTCATCCCCCGCTACGCGAGAGCGCCGCTTCCTATCTCAATGTGTCTGTGAACCAGGTCGAGAACTGGTTCGACTCGAGCAACTGGCACAACCCGCACAAGAGACAGCGTCTCAGCACACCAAATCTCCTGATGGCGCCCAATTCTGGAGATCTTATCGGCCAGGGTGACCACGAGAAGTCACCTCTCTCGGGCGACGGCTGGCCTGGATGGACCAGCCAGAGGCTGGCGCAATGTTTTTCGAGCCTTTGCTCCCCATGTGACCCCGCACCAAGTAAGTTTCCACACAATCACGCCTGGCCCTCCGTCTCCTTGGtgtggtgctgatgctgcctCCAGGCTATCGGCCGCTTCCTCAGACACCAGTCTATGAATATGGCCCAGCCATGGCGCCCGTCCCTGGGCCCAGTATGGCTCCCGTTTCACCGCAGGAGCGCACCCTGACGATTTCGCCCTCAAATCAAGCAAGTGTTCTCGCTCGTGATGATTCGGCAGCCATGGCTCGATATTACCCGCCTCTGCAGCCGACACGCGTAGTAGGCATGCCGCCATCCACAAcaagggaggagatggtctATCCGGTTGCGCCGTCGGGGCTTGGAGATGGTCTTCATCACGGACCTAATTACACAGCTCCAGGATCGCACTGCCTTATGGGCTCCACCATCAAGTCCGAAGCTCTTTCTGTCATGTacggtgggggggttgtcacCACACAATATGGCGCTTCAATTGGAGAACTAGCTGGTCTTCAGGACCTCTACGGCCTGGGTCTCAAGGATGACACTGATAGGCCAGATGGCCCAAACTTTGACACGTATCCTGCGCATAGAAACGTCCCGGCAAGACGAGGTGCATTCAAGGATCAAGAGCTGAGAGCCAAGACCGCGCAGACCAGGAAGATGGGCAGCTGTATTCGATGCAAGATGCAGCGCATCCGTGTGAGTCTTCTCCCTTGATCTACAGATCAGCTCAGTGTAAAACACGTGCTAATCCTCACCAGTGCAATCTGGACCCTGAAAACGAGAATGGTCCGTGCATCGCCTGCAGAAAGGTCAACGTCAGCACCAGAATTTACCGGCTCAACTGCTTGCGGTTGAAGATTGTCGACTGCAAACTCTACAAGCCGGGCCAGGTTCCTGGTCATGAGTGGACCAGCCGCTGGAAGGACAGCGTGCTCGATGATATCGAGGTCTGGGCTCCTGGAGAGCAGAGGACGATTCGTGTGACGGAAGGATACACAAGTATGTTTGTGGAGCTGCGCGTCAGGGAGTTTGTCCCTCAGCCAGGAGACAAGTTGGAGAGAACCTGGGTGGACAAGAACGGCGTGAAGCAGAGGCGAGAAATCCCGCCGTTCGCCATTGTCGATCTCGAGGATGCGAAAAACTCTTACAGCCGCTACATCAAGCGCGGTCTGGAGAACTGCTGCATGCGCCTGCTGGGTGCTCGGGACAAACTGCTTCACAGAACATACTTTTTCGCCATCAGCAGAGCCAGGGATGACCGAGACCATTCCTTGACGGAATCAGAACGGGGTCTCTTGGGACTCACTCTTGACCTTTGGATGACGGCACGGCTCACCACGAAGACGCTCGAGATTATCGGGAATGAGAGGCTTGGCATGCCCCTGGACTTGATCAACGATCCGACCAATGACATGCACCGGAAGACACCTGTTCCACCTGTGCTCGGGGCTCAGATCGATTCGTTCTTGATACACCAAATTCAGTCACACCTCCGCCGAAAGACGCTTGAAGAGCTTCAAAAGATGAcgcaggagaagaagcaaaagacaTGGCTGACTACCTACCTTGTGACTTTTATTTTACTGCACAACATCGGTCTTGTTACGAAGCATGATGCAAATTATGCCAGGAAGCACGGGATGAAGGTTGGTGACCCCGCTGTCTGCAAGTCATGGGTTCCTGGAACTGACAAGATGTGATCACAGAGACATTGGGCGAGAGAAGACAGCGTCAAGGAGTATGAAATGGGTTAGTCCATGCTCATGACCAGTTGTGATGGGCAACACTGACGGCGCGTTAGGAGCCAACACCCTGCTTGCCTACTTCCACTACTGCAATAAGGGCATCTACCCTTTCTCTGCTGAGTGCAGGGATGCCGACCTTCGAAGTCTGGCAGAACTTGATGACGATTCCATTGAGCTCGTTCACTACACCAGAAAGTACGTCGCGGAGCATAGTAAGTACTTCCACAGACTTCCATCTGTCTCGTGGAACCAGCAGCTGACCCCCGGTGTGTAGAAGCGCAATGGGAAAGCATGTGGAAGAACGAAGGCGATTGGAAGGATCAGGGCCTCAAGAAGTACGAGCATGAGTACTATTATGTGAGCCAATTGTTCGAACCGAACTGGCAGCCACGCAACATGCCCTAAGGGACCTAATGCAGGTGCAGAGAAAGAGGATGTGAGAAGGGGGTCTTTGGGAGTTGACTTTGGAATTTTTGTTGGAAACAGATGGACGAGCTAGGCCTCTGATGCTCATGATACATTGCCGGCGGGGAGTTTGACGGCCTCCTTTGGGCTTCGCGCGTTTCCTTCAGCTTGTGTCACTTTGTACGACTACTCCTCTTGTCCTTATAGtcaccccccaccaacagcactggcgatgggggaggaCACAGTATCAAGTGTTTTGCCTGTTCATTCGACCACAGCGTCTCTGCCCATTTGACACGGAGTGTATGCATAGTGACCGGATTGATCCGCCAAACAGCCGCTTTTTGTCAGATCATGGCAAGATGTAATGTTGGTGTGCCTCCGTCACCCCACCCTTGCAAGCCAGCGTCGTAGCGGCTGTGGTTGACTTGCTGGCTGGGCTTCATCGagtccccccccccgcaTCGAGCTAGTTCCAGAAAAGAATACCTCATTTGATGATTTGAACCAGGGCTGAAGTGTGATCGCCAAGCCTTCGAGGTTTCTGTCCACTGCTCTCAGTATCTCTTGCCTACGCAACGACACGGCACCACGATCCATATTCCCAACAAACAAAATCTGTAAATGGATCGTGTAGAACCGCTGCTCTGCGCCTTTCCGAGGTTTCTGATGCGGCTCGTCcgagttttcttttttgttttcttgtgTGACGAAACAGCAGCGGCAGTGAGCCGTCCCGCTGTCCCGGCCCttcccatcatcctcttctttcGACCCGAGCTTCGCGACCTTGACCGGCCGGCAACCTACACATCGAGGGTGCCAAACATGGACAAAAAAGGCATCTACGGCACCTGCTCTGCGTGCTTGGCTCTGTAGATGTTTACCAATGCAGAGTAGCCTGGCTACTGGCCTTGCGCCTCTGCTGCAGTTGGAGCTTGCATATGCAATGCGGTATCCCGCAGCTCATTCCACAAGCGCCTTGAGACTTTCGATTTCCTGGTTTCAACGAAGGAACTTTTTAGTCTCCCATCGTGGATAGGCGCCAATGCTGTGGCAGCATGCAAGATCGCCCGGCCGTGATACTCAACTGCGAGTTCCATGGTAAGCCATgtctccccaaacccccttgTTCCGTTCCCATATCACAATGGCCCATTTGACACGCTTTTAGATGGCTATTTTGTTTTCCATCCATTTCCCTTTTCCCATGTTGCACTGTTGCACTGTTTAAAACCTGATCTGCTCTTGGCTGGGCTGCTGGAagatttttttcttctttttattgCCGCCCTAGCAGACAATGGAAGAGGCCTTCCTGCCCAGCTTCACATCTCGACATCGCGCCACTTCACTCATGTCGTGCCCGGAAACACACAGACCGGTTATCGTATCTGTCGGCAGCCCCCATCCAGAGAACGGCACCGATCGACGCATTGGCGGAGCTCTCCCTCTCACCGGTCGACTCAGCCAGAGGGTCTGCCGCCAACAGTGGTGCCTTCCGTTCTCGTCTCATGGGGCTATCGTACCTACCAAGGAGAGTCGTCCGAGTTCTTTTCCCGCTCCTTCCCgccatacctacctacgtacctacctagtgTCCTGAAGCCAGACCCCGCCGTCACGATCCGCTGGTGTGACAACAACTAGTGGAGTCTCTGGTGCGCCGTCGAGAACCTGGAAGGACCGCATCcgatggatggatgttcTTGCCTCTGTCTCCACGGTATGCTCCATGTTCGCTCATCGCCCTCGCGCAGGGCATCGGCCGGCTGGGTTGGCCTTGCTCGCTGCACTATCTCATGtgggagatcaaggagatccCGCCCCGTTGGCCACTAGTTCGTGTCAAGGTACCTATCACTCTGCAGTCTTTGGTTTCCACGTCCGGGTCCTGCCCGACCAGCTTCGTCAGGGACCGTCGTGTAAGGCAAGAGTCTCGATCTTTCATGGCTACACCACACCACAGGGCACCTTGATGAGGAGCTTGTCAGAGGCAAGTGCCCAAAGCAGCGAATCGTGGTACATCGGGCGGAACTGCAATCGAAGCTGCTTTCACCTCTCCAAGGGCGTTCGTTTCAATTACATGCTCAGACTTTTCTTCATGAATCCATTCCTGCTTGGTCGTCCTCTCCTCTCAGCAGCGACTTCCGCTTAGGCTAGCTTGGGCTGGCCCGAGACAGGTCTAGTCGTAATTGGGATTTCCCGCTTTTGGTTCCATACAGTTGTCACTGCCAACCCCACACACTTCATAGCTACCAGACTACTAGGAGTTAGGAAAAAACGTACTTGACTGACCGAGTCATGTCGATCGACCCAAACGGTCAGGACACCTGCATTCAAAATCTTGAAGCCTCCAACCGCATTTTTGCGCGGACAGGGTCAAGAACTTGGAGCAAGTACTCGCATAGCACCTCTCCCGCACCCCTGGCTCCCATCTTTCTACATCCCACTCCGTCGCGAGTCATCCACCTTGGTTAGGCCAGGGCAACCTCAAGTGGTGCTCTCTTGGACAGCTAAAGACGGCCGTTTTTCCATTGGTGACCTGAAACTCGCATGGCTGCTATCAGCACTTCGGAGGAAGTTCAGCATCTTTCTGTCTGTCCATGCCCAAGTTCGAGTATCGCTACTCCTTGTGCCTGCCGGGCATACTAAGCGAGTTAAGATATCTCTACTTCATGCCGTGCCTCGCAGGCCCTGGCCTGAGCAGCCCTGTCTGGGTAGCATGTACCTTCCTGCCGGCTTCCACTGGCTACCCGTGTGGCtgcttctcaacatcatcgccTGTTCCTTTCGTTCTTGTGTAAGCACCACAACCTGTCCTCCGGCTAGGTCAATGACGGGACGGCTACGGTCCTCGCCGTGTTGTTATTTCCCACCAGCTCACCGGTTTCCTGGGTTCGGACAGCGGCAGCAAATGGAATTGGGCAAGCACAAAGAGGTCAAGTTGACAAAACTATATCAGTCCGACTTTTCTTCCCCCAAACCTGACTTCTCCCTCGTTCTTTCCCTCCTCACTCGTCTTCATTTCATTTCTCTGTCCTGTGTCTTCGCATCCACAGCATACACGTCCGGGCACCATTGGCTCTCTCTTCGAAAACCGTTAAAGTCTATTCTCGGTCATCTGTTAGACCGGTACCAACCTGCTCCCACCTGTTTACGTCACATCGAACCAGCTCTCAACATTTTCCCACCATGTCTGCTCTTGTATCCGGACCCATCTCCCGGGCGGCTGTTGCCCCAATCACCGACGTCAATGTCAACCTTGTTGCTGCCCCAGCACTGCCGTCCGGCTTTCCGTCTCACCTCGACAGCGAGCTGGCCTGGACTCCCGCCTCCCTGGCGGTGGCCGCTGACTTTATTCTTCGTCTGAACGAGGATGACATCACGGAGGTGAATGCGGCTGTTGCTCACTTCAAGAGTGCGTTCCTACTTGGAGTTATTCCTGCAGGATCCTGTCGTGTCACTGACGCATCGTTGTAGCCCTTGACCAGGATGGAGATCTCGTTGAGCCTACCAACTTCCCTCTCCCTACCCTTGGG from Podospora pseudoanserina strain CBS 124.78 chromosome 1, whole genome shotgun sequence includes:
- a CDS encoding hypothetical protein (EggNog:ENOG503P0FV), with the protein product MSPPAFTLTSHRKRRAHPFEDPPSEPVLQDWTYSSAEPPALFHLNTKLDQYTPQDFSNIYVELPLEDVWCHPPLRESAASYLNVSVNQVENWFDSSNWHNPHKRQRLSTPNLLMAPNSGDLIGQGDHEKSPLSGDGWPGWTSQRLAQCFSSLCSPCDPAPSYRPLPQTPVYEYGPAMAPVPGPSMAPVSPQERTLTISPSNQASVLARDDSAAMARYYPPLQPTRVVGMPPSTTREEMVYPVAPSGLGDGLHHGPNYTAPGSHCLMGSTIKSEALSVMYGGGVVTTQYGASIGELAGLQDLYGLGLKDDTDRPDGPNFDTYPAHRNVPARRGAFKDQELRAKTAQTRKMGSCIRCKMQRIRCNLDPENENGPCIACRKVNVSTRIYRLNCLRLKIVDCKLYKPGQVPGHEWTSRWKDSVLDDIEVWAPGEQRTIRVTEGYTSMFVELRVREFVPQPGDKLERTWVDKNGVKQRREIPPFAIVDLEDAKNSYSRYIKRGLENCCMRLLGARDKLLHRTYFFAISRARDDRDHSLTESERGLLGLTLDLWMTARLTTKTLEIIGNERLGMPLDLINDPTNDMHRKTPVPPVLGAQIDSFLIHQIQSHLRRKTLEELQKMTQEKKQKTWLTTYLVTFILLHNIGLVTKHDANYARKHGMKVGDPAVCKSWVPGTDKM
- a CDS encoding hypothetical protein (EggNog:ENOG503P0FV), whose translation is MGNTDGALGANTLLAYFHYCNKGIYPFSAECRDADLRSLAELDDDSIELVHYTRKYVAEHKAQWESMWKNEGDWKDQGLKKYEHEYYYVSQLFEPNWQPRNMP